A single genomic interval of Lentimicrobium saccharophilum harbors:
- a CDS encoding DUF3820 family protein: MYPDPQILVQLVTMPMPFGKYKGTLLCNLPVSYLEWFGRKGFPEGKLGMLLHTIYEIKLNGLEYLLDPIKKGKLS; encoded by the coding sequence ATGTATCCTGATCCTCAGATACTTGTTCAACTAGTTACCATGCCGATGCCTTTCGGGAAATACAAAGGCACGTTGCTCTGCAATCTGCCGGTTTCCTATCTGGAGTGGTTCGGGCGCAAAGGCTTCCCGGAAGGCAAACTTGGCATGTTGCTGCATACAATTTATGAAATTAAGCTGAACGGACTGGAGTATCTGCTGGATCCGATCAAAAAAGGGAAACTGTCATGA
- a CDS encoding alpha-amylase family protein has translation MDQSDKKIVVYQVFTRLFGNTNTANIPWGTIEDNGVGKFNDFTDKALEEIRALGVTHIWYTGVPHHAVIRDYTAYGISNDDPDVVKGRAGSPYAVKDYYNVNPDLAVDPAKRLDEFRALLERTHRQGLKAIMDIVPNHVARHYKSLSNPPGTEDFGVSDDVTVEYARNNNFYYIPGQPFSVPEFPDWYKPLGGEPHPMADGKFEEFPAKWTGNGSRMTRPDFNDWYETVKINYGVRPDGTKDFDTLPAGFGQKSVSDHYNFWQGKDVPDSWKKFRDIALYWVSFGVDGFRFDMAEMVPVEFWSYMNSAIKNANPDAFLLAEVYNPSLYRDYLHLGKMDYLYDKVELYDTLKNIIQGHGSADHIAGIQAGLADIEHHMLHFLENHDEQRLPSPAFAGNALKGKPAMTLSATISTAPTMIYFGQEVGEHGEGNAGFGSETRTTIFDYWGVPAHQRWMNNGKFDGGLLTAEESALRDFYKRLLNFTINSSALMGKYQELHSYNRANSPGYYEKGYAFARWSEDEHLLILVNFKDWVADEYELKIPSDLIMEWQLADGKYQLTDQLYQEKKYELIVTDGLGTVKVAVEPLESLILKLEK, from the coding sequence ATGGATCAATCTGATAAGAAAATAGTAGTTTATCAGGTATTTACCCGGTTATTCGGGAATACCAATACTGCAAACATTCCCTGGGGGACAATTGAAGATAACGGGGTAGGGAAGTTTAATGACTTCACTGACAAAGCACTGGAAGAGATCAGGGCGCTGGGCGTTACCCATATCTGGTACACCGGAGTGCCGCACCATGCCGTGATCCGCGATTATACAGCATACGGAATATCAAACGACGACCCTGATGTGGTGAAAGGCCGGGCGGGTTCTCCTTATGCCGTTAAGGATTATTACAACGTAAACCCGGATCTGGCCGTTGATCCTGCCAAAAGGCTTGATGAGTTCAGGGCCTTGCTTGAACGCACCCACCGGCAGGGCCTGAAGGCCATCATGGACATTGTGCCGAACCATGTGGCCAGGCATTATAAATCGCTCTCCAACCCTCCCGGAACGGAGGATTTCGGTGTATCCGACGATGTAACGGTTGAATATGCACGCAACAATAACTTTTATTATATTCCCGGGCAGCCATTCAGTGTCCCGGAATTTCCTGACTGGTACAAGCCCCTGGGAGGCGAGCCGCATCCTATGGCCGACGGGAAGTTTGAGGAATTTCCCGCGAAATGGACCGGAAACGGTTCAAGAATGACCCGGCCAGATTTCAACGACTGGTACGAGACAGTGAAAATTAATTATGGAGTCAGACCGGATGGCACCAAAGATTTCGATACCCTGCCGGCCGGTTTCGGGCAAAAGTCTGTAAGCGATCATTATAACTTCTGGCAAGGAAAAGATGTGCCTGACAGCTGGAAAAAGTTCCGGGATATTGCACTCTATTGGGTCAGTTTTGGTGTGGACGGCTTTCGCTTTGATATGGCCGAAATGGTGCCGGTGGAATTCTGGAGTTATATGAATTCAGCCATCAAAAATGCCAATCCCGATGCATTCCTCCTGGCCGAAGTCTACAATCCGTCCCTCTATCGCGATTATCTTCACCTGGGTAAGATGGATTATCTCTATGACAAGGTGGAACTTTACGATACGCTGAAAAATATCATACAGGGCCACGGTTCGGCCGACCATATTGCCGGTATTCAGGCCGGTCTGGCAGATATTGAGCATCATATGCTCCATTTTCTTGAGAACCATGACGAACAGCGGTTGCCCAGCCCGGCTTTCGCCGGCAATGCATTGAAAGGCAAACCGGCGATGACCCTGAGCGCCACCATCAGCACGGCGCCTACCATGATCTATTTTGGTCAGGAGGTAGGGGAGCACGGCGAAGGAAATGCAGGGTTTGGCAGCGAAACAAGGACTACCATTTTCGATTATTGGGGCGTTCCTGCCCACCAGCGCTGGATGAACAACGGAAAATTCGACGGAGGTTTACTGACCGCAGAAGAATCCGCACTGCGCGATTTTTACAAGCGCCTGCTCAACTTTACCATCAACAGCTCCGCGTTGATGGGTAAGTATCAGGAACTGCATTCCTACAACCGCGCCAACAGCCCCGGTTACTATGAGAAAGGATATGCCTTTGCCCGCTGGTCTGAAGATGAACACCTGCTGATACTTGTAAATTTCAAAGACTGGGTCGCCGATGAGTATGAACTTAAAATTCCTTCGGACCTTATAATGGAGTGGCAACTGGCGGATGGTAAATATCAGCTTACAGATCAGCTCTACCAGGAAAAAAAATATGAACTGATTGTCACGGACGGATTGGGTACGGTAAAAGTTGCCGTGGAACCGCTCGAATCACTGATTCTTAAGCTTGAAAAATAA
- a CDS encoding TonB-dependent receptor plug domain-containing protein: MENLQSGVTGVISFRRWSRSSWAVFSSLGRSIRIGVLSLSCSILVLPGHSQEQPDSIPSSSSGREIELEEVVVSAQRTPVVQSELMRVVQVVTLTEIAQHSSAGLAGLLEHLRGVDIRQRGAFGIQADISIRGGTFDQTLILLNGINLTDPQTGHHNLNLPVDLSSVERIEVLQGPGARIFGPNAFNGAINIITADPDRRGITATLSGGEFGLFQSSVSAVLALGKINQHISLGWNRSNGYQENTDFSNLNMFYRAVVPSGPGSFDMQAGFTQRAFGANSFYSPRFPAQAEETRAAFISVKYKPGRRINLNPAVYWRRHHDRFELFRDDAPLWYPGHNYHMTDVAGATVNWMHVAGYGRLSLGADYRFEHIFSNVLGNPMAVPRSVPGEPGEEFTRSYQRQSLSMMAEQSVFLENFSVSAGLLMHLNASLPNGISIYPGIDLGWQVHKLIRWYATANRTLRLPTFTDLFYNSPTNAGNPDLKPEEALALESGFKLNKGAVNAEISVYRQWGKNMIDWVKPAGNEIWQSLNHTMIHVAGIEAGADFDLRKSGSQKVVRHIGLHYSWTKADKHSRGFTSLYALDILKHKVDMSLGHSITSKSGIDWKLSFQDRSGGYQPYVDGAYVDEIPYHPVLLAYVKAFWNPGAFQVFAEVSNILNTKVMDHANVLQPGRWMLAGVKYQLQLK; this comes from the coding sequence ATGGAAAACCTTCAGTCCGGAGTGACGGGTGTGATAAGCTTCCGGCGCTGGAGCCGCAGTTCATGGGCGGTATTCAGCAGCCTTGGACGCAGCATCCGTATCGGCGTGCTCAGTCTGTCGTGTTCCATACTTGTGCTGCCGGGTCATAGCCAGGAGCAGCCGGATTCCATCCCATCCTCATCATCCGGGCGTGAAATTGAACTTGAAGAAGTTGTTGTCAGCGCCCAACGTACTCCGGTCGTTCAGTCGGAGCTGATGCGCGTTGTTCAGGTGGTCACCCTTACGGAGATTGCCCAGCATTCCTCAGCCGGACTGGCAGGATTGCTCGAACATCTGCGCGGTGTGGATATCAGGCAGCGGGGAGCTTTCGGGATCCAGGCCGACATCAGCATCAGGGGCGGAACATTCGATCAGACATTAATTTTACTGAACGGGATCAATCTGACCGATCCCCAGACGGGACATCACAACCTGAATCTCCCGGTTGACTTATCTTCGGTTGAGCGTATAGAGGTGCTCCAGGGGCCCGGGGCCCGGATTTTCGGCCCGAACGCATTTAACGGTGCCATCAACATCATTACGGCAGATCCGGACAGGCGGGGAATCACCGCAACGCTCTCGGGCGGAGAATTCGGTCTTTTTCAATCATCTGTATCGGCAGTGCTTGCATTGGGTAAAATAAATCAGCACATTTCACTTGGTTGGAACAGGAGCAACGGATATCAGGAAAATACTGATTTCAGTAACCTCAATATGTTTTACAGGGCTGTTGTCCCTTCCGGACCGGGTTCCTTTGATATGCAGGCCGGCTTTACACAGCGCGCCTTCGGGGCAAACAGTTTTTATTCGCCCAGGTTTCCGGCTCAGGCCGAGGAAACCCGTGCCGCATTTATATCCGTTAAATATAAGCCTGGCAGGCGGATTAACCTGAATCCGGCAGTCTACTGGAGAAGGCATCATGACCGTTTTGAACTTTTCCGTGATGATGCCCCGCTGTGGTATCCCGGTCACAATTATCACATGACAGATGTTGCCGGAGCTACCGTTAACTGGATGCATGTAGCCGGTTATGGCCGGTTGTCGCTGGGCGCCGATTACCGTTTTGAGCATATTTTCAGCAATGTGCTGGGGAATCCGATGGCCGTGCCAAGGTCTGTTCCGGGTGAACCGGGAGAGGAATTTACCAGATCGTATCAGCGGCAGTCCCTCAGTATGATGGCAGAGCAATCGGTATTTCTTGAAAATTTCTCCGTTTCCGCCGGTTTGCTGATGCATCTGAATGCTTCACTGCCAAATGGCATCAGTATTTATCCGGGAATTGATCTCGGGTGGCAGGTGCATAAATTAATCAGATGGTACGCCACGGCCAACAGAACACTGCGATTGCCCACATTCACCGACCTGTTCTACAACAGCCCGACCAATGCCGGCAATCCTGATCTGAAACCGGAAGAAGCGCTTGCGCTGGAATCGGGTTTTAAGCTGAATAAAGGCGCTGTAAATGCTGAGATATCCGTTTACCGGCAATGGGGAAAAAATATGATAGACTGGGTAAAACCTGCCGGAAACGAAATCTGGCAGAGCCTCAATCATACCATGATTCATGTTGCCGGGATTGAAGCCGGTGCGGATTTCGACCTCCGGAAATCGGGCAGCCAAAAGGTGGTCAGGCATATCGGCCTGCATTATTCCTGGACAAAGGCAGATAAGCACAGCAGGGGTTTTACCTCGCTTTATGCGCTGGATATCCTCAAACACAAAGTGGATATGAGCCTTGGCCACTCAATTACTTCAAAGAGCGGTATCGACTGGAAGCTTTCTTTTCAGGATCGTTCCGGTGGCTATCAGCCTTATGTCGATGGTGCATATGTTGATGAAATTCCTTATCACCCGGTGTTGCTGGCCTATGTAAAAGCATTCTGGAACCCTGGCGCATTTCAGGTGTTTGCAGAAGTCAGTAATATATTGAATACCAAAGTGATGGATCATGCCAATGTACTTCAGCCGGGACGCTGGATGCTGGCCGGAGTAAAATATCAGCTGCAACTTAAGTAA
- a CDS encoding alpha/beta hydrolase-fold protein produces the protein MKKAFTLVCLILLLLTGIVRGQVTFLVTSLPENTPAQDNLYIAGDFTGWNPGSPAYAMQKNTDGNWYITLAEEAEGTEIRYKFTRGSWATVEKGPSGEEIADRRFTFGNGQTVEVTIHNWADGGSGNNSTAAPNVYIMDEDFMIPQLNRSRRVWIYLPPDYDTSGKDYPVLYMHDGQNLFDSNTSFSGEWQVDETLNAMAGEGIDVPVVVGIDNGGIYRIAEYTPWASQQYGGGDGEAYVRFIVETLKPYIDQNYRTLPGREHTGIMGSSLGGLISHYGALRYQQTFSKAGIFSPSYWFSDSVWSFIQNSPKQANMKFYQLCGTLEGENTVAHMLRMSDSLESAGFSQEEIFNKVVEGGQHNEALWRDNFREAVLWLFGNGPASVQEQAAVRKLILSPNPAHEYFRILNQESLNADSLIIMDISGQVAKEMKYKTKGHYDIRNLKPGTYLIRLHSEGYLYEGKLIRGK, from the coding sequence ATGAAAAAAGCATTCACACTGGTTTGCCTTATTTTACTGCTTCTGACTGGAATCGTCCGGGGCCAGGTAACTTTTCTGGTGACCTCACTGCCGGAAAATACGCCGGCACAGGACAACCTCTATATTGCAGGGGATTTTACCGGGTGGAATCCCGGATCGCCCGCTTATGCCATGCAGAAAAATACAGACGGCAACTGGTATATTACCCTTGCTGAGGAGGCGGAGGGGACAGAGATCAGGTATAAATTTACCCGTGGCAGTTGGGCTACCGTTGAAAAAGGCCCGTCAGGGGAAGAGATTGCTGACCGCAGATTCACATTCGGCAACGGACAGACCGTTGAAGTCACCATACATAACTGGGCCGACGGCGGCAGCGGAAACAACTCTACTGCGGCCCCGAATGTGTATATAATGGATGAGGACTTCATGATTCCTCAACTCAACCGGTCACGGAGAGTATGGATTTACCTGCCGCCTGATTACGACACCTCAGGCAAAGATTATCCTGTGTTGTATATGCATGACGGGCAGAATCTTTTTGATTCGAATACTTCATTTTCAGGAGAATGGCAGGTGGATGAAACACTGAACGCTATGGCCGGCGAAGGAATTGATGTGCCGGTAGTCGTTGGCATAGACAATGGCGGCATATACCGTATTGCGGAATACACCCCATGGGCCAGTCAGCAGTATGGCGGAGGAGATGGAGAGGCGTATGTCCGTTTTATTGTTGAAACGCTTAAACCTTATATTGACCAAAATTACCGCACGCTCCCCGGAAGGGAGCATACCGGCATCATGGGAAGCTCCCTGGGCGGACTGATTTCCCATTACGGGGCCCTGCGGTATCAGCAGACTTTCAGCAAAGCCGGAATATTTTCGCCTTCCTACTGGTTCTCCGACAGCGTATGGTCATTCATCCAGAACAGCCCGAAACAGGCAAACATGAAGTTTTACCAGTTATGCGGCACCCTCGAAGGTGAAAACACGGTGGCACACATGCTCAGAATGAGCGATTCCCTTGAATCTGCCGGCTTTTCGCAGGAAGAAATCTTTAACAAAGTTGTTGAAGGGGGGCAGCACAACGAAGCACTCTGGCGCGATAATTTCAGGGAGGCCGTGCTATGGCTTTTCGGCAATGGCCCGGCGTCAGTTCAGGAACAGGCAGCAGTCAGAAAGCTGATCCTTTCTCCGAATCCTGCACATGAATATTTCCGCATCCTTAATCAGGAATCGTTGAATGCCGACAGTCTGATTATTATGGATATCAGCGGACAGGTTGCAAAAGAAATGAAGTATAAAACCAAAGGGCATTATGATATCCGCAACCTGAAACCGGGAACATACCTTATCAGATTGCATTCAGAAGGATATTTGTATGAAGGTAAACTGATCAGGGGTAAATAA
- a CDS encoding putative porin: protein MRRFTLILTIILLSIRGIMAQEAAADKEDQQSPDTASVFFFHADQRWPGESALKRTADTLLTGFQFYDPAEGTDLLNAVNGNIGLAYKTLIFNPRRSSGFRFSPYNFDAYILNNANIRYYRSFAPYTNIAYSFGKGKEQLFSVTHSQHLARGLSFGVDLRIINSVGLYNRQKSDNSSLALQGQFVTDNERYAVLANYRNNRFKWRENGGIVYDSVFTTNYEADRKRIATWLSNADNLIKESGFQINQFYYFGRNPRLIENPDAVSDTLLNMIKADTGSQIRTAPPGKLFFNPERTNFFRHTFTYTRNALLYTDANPRSGFYPEIYADSVSTFDSVFFHEFTNELIFEGGVGKARGSGKAVLLRAGIEHAFSTYKNDTIIRRFNRLTPFAYISANTFGIAKAEGKIWFSNGAPFNGEKGIAAMLTLPAFDNSTSWGNLYASLALDALQPEYLYQFHTSNHFRWENSFGQQTILSGKVMYKRKYFQTGFNFYNLDGWVYFNENAHPARADGSITISQLYGLADITLGSIGLQAFAIWQNASKSDILRLPDLAGRATATYSVALFKRALYLQTGLSLMFNTAFYADAYMPALRSYYLQNRVETGNYPYVDGFVNLRVKRARLFLVMKHLNSGLSGYNYIMVPSYPMPDRGLRFGVSWNFFD, encoded by the coding sequence ATGCGCAGATTCACGCTTATCCTGACCATTATTCTCTTAAGCATCCGGGGCATCATGGCCCAGGAAGCCGCTGCAGACAAAGAAGATCAGCAATCACCGGACACGGCATCGGTTTTCTTTTTTCATGCGGATCAGCGCTGGCCGGGGGAATCAGCACTAAAACGTACAGCCGATACCCTGCTTACAGGATTTCAGTTTTACGATCCTGCCGAAGGGACAGATCTGTTGAATGCCGTAAATGGAAACATCGGCCTTGCCTACAAAACGTTAATTTTTAATCCCCGGAGAAGTTCCGGATTCAGGTTTTCTCCATACAATTTCGATGCGTATATACTGAATAACGCGAACATCCGGTATTACCGGAGTTTTGCACCTTACACCAACATTGCATATTCCTTTGGCAAAGGCAAAGAGCAATTATTCAGCGTTACCCACAGCCAGCATCTGGCCAGGGGACTGAGCTTCGGCGTTGACCTTCGTATCATTAATTCGGTCGGGCTTTATAACCGGCAAAAGTCAGACAATTCTTCCTTAGCCCTACAAGGGCAGTTTGTTACGGATAACGAACGCTATGCCGTGTTGGCCAACTACCGGAACAACCGTTTTAAATGGCGTGAAAACGGAGGCATTGTTTATGATTCTGTTTTTACCACCAACTATGAAGCCGACCGCAAGCGCATTGCCACATGGCTGAGCAATGCAGATAACCTTATAAAGGAAAGCGGGTTTCAGATAAATCAGTTTTATTACTTCGGACGCAACCCAAGGCTCATTGAAAATCCTGATGCGGTCAGCGACACGTTGCTTAACATGATCAAAGCAGATACCGGATCACAAATCCGGACAGCACCGCCCGGTAAACTGTTTTTCAATCCGGAGCGTACCAATTTTTTCCGGCATACCTTCACCTACACACGCAACGCCCTGCTTTATACCGATGCCAATCCGCGATCGGGTTTTTATCCCGAAATATATGCCGATTCCGTAAGCACCTTCGATTCTGTCTTTTTTCATGAGTTCACCAACGAGCTGATTTTCGAAGGCGGCGTGGGCAAAGCCAGGGGCAGCGGCAAGGCTGTATTACTGAGGGCTGGTATCGAACATGCTTTCAGCACCTATAAAAACGATACCATCATCCGGAGATTCAACCGTCTCACCCCTTTTGCCTATATTTCAGCCAATACCTTTGGCATCGCAAAAGCCGAGGGTAAAATATGGTTCAGTAACGGAGCGCCTTTCAATGGCGAGAAAGGGATTGCCGCCATGCTCACCCTGCCCGCTTTCGACAATTCCACATCCTGGGGAAATCTTTACGCGTCTCTGGCACTGGATGCCCTTCAACCCGAATATCTCTATCAGTTTCATACCTCCAATCACTTCCGCTGGGAAAACAGTTTCGGGCAACAGACCATCCTTAGCGGAAAAGTGATGTACAAGCGGAAATATTTTCAGACCGGATTTAACTTCTACAACCTGGATGGTTGGGTCTATTTCAACGAAAACGCCCATCCGGCCAGGGCAGACGGCTCCATCACGATAAGCCAGCTATACGGACTTGCCGATATCACCCTGGGCAGCATCGGACTACAGGCATTCGCCATCTGGCAAAATGCTTCAAAGTCCGACATACTGCGCTTGCCCGATCTTGCCGGCAGGGCAACAGCCACATATTCGGTTGCCTTGTTCAAAAGGGCGCTTTATCTGCAAACAGGGCTTTCGCTGATGTTTAACACGGCATTCTATGCCGATGCCTATATGCCTGCACTGAGGTCTTACTACCTGCAGAACAGGGTGGAAACAGGGAACTATCCTTATGTGGACGGATTTGTCAACCTCAGGGTAAAACGGGCACGCCTGTTCCTGGTAATGAAGCACCTGAACAGCGGACTATCGGGATATAACTACATTATGGTTCCCTCCTACCCCATGCCTGACCGCGGATTGCGTTTCGGGGTATCGTGGAACTTCTTTGACTAA
- a CDS encoding carboxylesterase family protein, with the protein MKNFSVILLLLLLAGIGTQAQTVLHEGSFTGTVIRQVSLDYLLYLPDNYNSEKDKTWPLLIFLHGSGERGNDPEKIKVHGPPKLIEAGQHFPFMVLSPQCPDKRDWDAETIYALVKNIAGRYRVDENRIYVTGLSMGGWAAWDLAMAYPGYFAAIAPVCGRIDRNYPRRADELKSMPVWAFHGAADDVVPVTDAAKMIRLLQDAGGNARITIYPGANHDSWTETYNNPELYEWLLKQSRP; encoded by the coding sequence ATGAAAAATTTTTCAGTTATTCTGCTATTGCTGCTCCTGGCAGGGATCGGCACTCAGGCTCAGACAGTTCTGCATGAGGGATCATTTACCGGAACCGTGATCCGCCAGGTATCCCTGGATTACCTGCTGTACCTCCCTGATAATTATAATTCGGAAAAGGATAAGACATGGCCCCTGCTGATATTCCTGCATGGATCAGGTGAACGTGGCAACGATCCTGAGAAAATCAAGGTTCACGGACCTCCAAAACTTATAGAAGCCGGGCAGCACTTTCCATTTATGGTGCTTTCGCCCCAGTGCCCCGACAAGCGCGACTGGGATGCAGAAACCATTTATGCACTGGTGAAAAATATTGCCGGTCGTTACAGGGTTGATGAAAACAGGATTTATGTTACCGGCCTGAGCATGGGCGGCTGGGCAGCCTGGGATCTGGCGATGGCTTATCCCGGCTATTTTGCCGCGATTGCCCCGGTTTGCGGGAGGATTGACCGTAATTATCCGCGCAGGGCAGATGAACTGAAATCAATGCCCGTATGGGCATTTCACGGCGCCGCAGATGATGTGGTCCCCGTTACCGATGCGGCAAAAATGATCAGACTCCTTCAGGATGCAGGGGGTAATGCAAGGATCACTATATATCCCGGCGCCAACCACGACAGCTGGACGGAAACCTACAACAATCCGGAACTGTATGAATGGCTGCTGAAACAGAGCAGGCCTTAA